The Ipomoea triloba cultivar NCNSP0323 chromosome 13, ASM357664v1 genomic interval CGTGCATGGTGAACAACAGGTGTTCAAAACACTTCCCAAAGAAATTTGTTGATGTATCCACTTGGGATGATGAGGGTATCCAATATACAAGCGTCGTGACAATGGAAAAACTGTGGAAAAGAATGGTGTGCAATTGGATAGCAGATAAGTCGTACCACATAATAGATACTTGCTTCTCAAATATAAAGCCCACATCAACGTAGAATGGTGTAACCAATCTATGTCAATCAAGTATCTATTTAAGTATGTGAACAAAGGTAATGATAGGGTCACAGCGGAATTCTACAGGAGCACCACTGATGAGCGGTCAAATGAGGTTGTAGATGAGATCAGCATGTATTATGATTGCAGGTATGTTTCTGCCTGCGAGGCAGCTTGGAGACTTCTTAGCTTTGATGTCCAATTTAGGCATCCTCCTGTGGAAAGATTAAGTTTTCATCTTCCAGATTGCCAATCAGTTGTGTTTGAGGATGATGACCGTATAGAAAGTGTACTTAATCGACTGACAGTAAATCAAAGCATGTTCACTGCATGGTTTGATGCTAACAAGAAATATGATTCTGCTAAGTCCTTGCCTTATATTGACATGCCAACCAAGTTTGTGTGGAAGAAGGATATTAGAGAGTGTCATCCAAGGCAGAAAGGGTTCGCCATTGGACGGATTTTTTACGTACCTCCTGGAAGTGGTGAAATATATTACTTGAGATGTCTCCTAAATGTAGTTCGAGGTCCTACAAATTTTGAAGACATCAAGTCATATAAGGGTGTAATATATCCAACTTTTCGAGATGCCTGCTATGCAAGAGGGTTGTTAGATGATGATAAAGAGTACATTGATGCAATTAATGAAGCAAGTCAGTGGTCTACTGCTGCATCAGTGagaaaattatttgttatattacTTACCTCAAACTTGGTTAATCGCCCGGAAAATGTTTGGAATGAAGTCTGGCATCACCTATCAGAGGATGTACAATACAACAGACGTAGAGTGTTGCAAGAAAGAGGTATGTGAAAAGGTTATTTAATATTCTCTTTATgttgtataattttttgaaattatttttgtgacattttttttttacagattCAGAGTTGTGTTTATCTGATGATGACAAGAAGAATTCGGTGCTGATTGAAATTGAGCGATTATTACAGTTGTAAAACAAGACCTTGAGCGATTATCCTCAAATGCCAATTCCAAACTATGATTCAGAATGGCGATGTGATAATCGGCTGTTGTTTGCTGAGCTCAATTATGATCGTGTTGCATTAAGAGATGAGAGTGAGTTGATGGAAAAGCAATTGACTGATGAGCAAACCGTTGTATACGATACTATTCTACATGAtatacaacaataaaatgggGGCCTCTACTTCGTATATGGATACGGTGGTACAGGGAAAACATTTGTTTGGAAGGCATTATCAGCAAAAATACGGTCACAGGGTGATATTGTCATCAATGTTGCATCTAGCGGTATTGCATCTTTGCTTCTGCCAGGAGGTCGAACTGCACATTCAAGATTCGCAATACCAATTGGTGTTACCGAAGATTCCACATGCAACATCACTCAGGGCAGCCACCTTGCCGAATTAATTATCAAGTGCAAACttataatatgggatgaagcaccaatgatgcacaaacactGCTTCGAGGCACTTGATAGGACATTGCGTGATCTCTTGCGGTTCAGTGATCCTCATAGTAACAAAAAAACCTTTGGTGGCAAGACTGTGGTTTTGGGCGGTGATTTTAGACAAATTTTGCCAGTCGTCCCTAAAGGTTCGAGGCAAGATATTGTTTCAGCTTCAATCAACTCTTCGTATCTGTGGGAGTCGTGTCAAGTTCTTAGGTTAACAAAGAATCTAAGACTGAACAATAGGGAACCAGGAGTGGATATGCAAAAGGTTGAACAATTTGCGTCATGGTTAGCTGCTATCGGAGATGGGACAATGGGGGGGCCTAATGATGGTTATGCAAATGTCCAAATCCCTAACGAAATGTTGTTGCCATCCCCTGGTGATCACATAGCCACAATTGTTGATAGCATATTCCCAATGTTCAAGGAGGGTTGTTGTCAGCAAAAATACATGGAAAGTCGTGCAATTTTGGCTCCAACACTAGATGTGGTCAATGCAATCAATGAGTATATGACTGATTTGCATGTTGTTGAAAGCAAGACCTATCTAAGTTGCGACACCGTCTGCAAATCTGATTCAAGTGATGGTATTCTAAATGATATGCACACTCCTGAATTTCTAAATGGGTTAAAAGCTTCTGGAATCCCTAACCATGCTTTAACTTTAAAGGTTGGCTCTCCGGTGATGTTATTGAGAAACATAGATCACTCGATGGGACTGTGCAATGGTACAAGATTGATCATTACAAGGTTATCTGATCATGTTGTGGAAGCAAAGATTGTAACTGGAAACAATGCGGACAAAATTGTCTTGATTCCACGGATGTCAATGACCCCTACTGATACAAGATTGCCTTTTAAATTCCAATGAAGGCAATTTCCTTTAATGCTCTCATAcgcaatgactatcaacaagAGTCAAGGTCAAACTTTGACACATGTAGGGTTACTGTTAAGGAAACCGGTATTTGTTCATGGACAACTATACGTTGCTGCTTCAAGGATTAGCAACCCTAAAGGTTTAAAAATTCTAATAGCGAACGAAGAAGGAGAGAGTAATAAttctactaccaatgttgtataccatgaagtttttaataatttttaaattattattggtaaataatatatttgttgaattttcATGTAGTTCCACAATCGTACCTAAGTAGAATTCAGCACAATGTTGGTCAAATgctttttgtaaatttttattctctaccatgaagtttttaataacatttaaGTTCCTAAtcttaaaatattcattttctgCTTAATAAATAGCATTAATCtcatccgtgcatcgcacgggtataaCACTAGTTAATATCAATACTGCCATTCATTCTACATTTCTACCACCAAAAGCCCAAAAGAAATACACAAATCATAAAATACCATAGCCCTAAACCGTAATCCTTATTTCCTTACAACCACAGACGGTTCTCCCCTTCTCCCACGTCTCTCACCGCCTCTGTACCTCCGCTCTCGCTCCTCAGTCCTCACACCCTCATCGACTCTGCGGCTCTGCGAACCCCACCTCAGCTTTACCCTTCAGCCACTCAGCTTTGCTTCATTAAGTCACCGTAAGGCCcaaagtaatttttatttttttacatattaaaattaaaatggattTCATACACTGCCATTGTTGCGACTCTCTGGATTTCATACattaaatttttacatatttcaTACAAAAAACTCACTGACACTTGttgttaatgtttgaaatttttgAGAAATGACCAATGTTTGAAATATTTGAGAAATTAATTCTGGAGTCTG includes:
- the LOC116001261 gene encoding uncharacterized protein LOC116001261, whose protein sequence is MVESSRLLYIRNNQNALRCEAYKGLSNALTRGEVDTSKQGKRIILPSSFTRSARYMIQNYQDAMAICRHKGYPNLFITFTCNPKWPEIQRYMQKCNLKTEDRPDIICRIFKMKLDSLVKEIRSGNLFGVVTAEIPDKELDTDYYQAVQEFMIHGPCGIEKPKSPCMVNNRCSKHFPKKFVDVSTWDDEGIQYTSVVTMEKLWKRMYVNKGNDRVTAEFYRSTTDERSNEVVDEISMYYDCRYVSACEAAWRLLSFDVQFRHPPVERLSFHLPDCQSVVFEDDDRIESVLNRLTVNQSMFTAWFDANKKYDSAKSLPYIDMPTKFVWKKDIRECHPRQKGFAIGRIFYVPPGSGEIYYLRCLLNVVRGPTNFEDIKSYKGVIYPTFRDACYARGLLDDDKEYIDAINEASQWSTAASVRKLFVILLTSNLVNRPENVWNEVWHHLSEDVQYNRRRVLQERDSELCLSDDDKKNSVLIEIERLLQL